The following nucleotide sequence is from Deinococcus aerius.
GGCGCGGTGACCGCGTCAGTGTGGACGGCGTGACCCTGACCGTCCTGTGGCCGACGGGCAAGGTCTGGTCCACCGAGGACAACGACAACAGCGTGGCGATGACAGTGGAGTCGCGCGGCTTCCGCACCGCCCTCCTCGGCGACCTGCCCGCCCCCGCTGAGGCGTTGATCGGGGCGGGGAACCTCGACCTCCTCAAAGCGGCGCACCACGGCAGCCGCCACAGCACGGGGGAGGCGATCCTCCGCGAGAGCACGCCCCAAGACGTTCTCATCAGTGTGGGCCGCAACACCTATGGGCATCCGCACCCGGACGTGCTGAACCGCATAGCTCAGGCCGGGGCGAAGGTCTGGCGCACCGACGAGCTGGGCACGGTGCGCTGGCCGCTGCCCTGAGGCTCTACCTCACCCCAAAGGGACGGGCCCCCAGGTTTCCCCGGGGGCCTCTCCTTACAGCAAGGGCTTACTCGCCCTGCTTGTCCTTGTTCTCGGTGCTCTCGCCCTGAGCGCTGTCCTTCTTGTCCCCGCCCAGGCCGAACTGCGCGAAGAGGTCGGCGTACACGTCGCCCAGCTTCGTGCTGATCTTGCCGCCCTGAGAAGCGTCCTTGGCGTTGTAGTTGTAGTCGGCACCGCCGCCGCGGCCACCGCGACCACCACCGCCGCCCCGGTTGCCACCCTGGCCGCCACCGCTGCTGTAGCGGTCGCTGCGCGAGCCGCCGCCCTGGCTGACGAAGTCGCGCACCGGGCCACCGCCACCCAGGGCGCGGCGACGCGACAGACTCGCGCGCTGCTCCACAGGGTCGATGTTCAGGATCACGGCCTCGATCTCGTCGCCCTTCTTGAAGAGGTCGGCGGGGTTGTTCACGCGCTGCGTGTCGAGTTCACTGATGTGGATCAGGCCCTCGATGCCCTCCTCGATCTCCATGAAGACGCCGAAGTCGGTCATGCCGGTGATCTTGCCCTTGACGGGCGTGCCGGGCGGGTAACGGTCGGGCAGCGCGCTCCATGGATCGTCCGTGGTCTGGCGAATGCCCAGGCTGATGCGCCGCTCCCGGGGGTCGATCCGCAGGATGACGGCCTCGACCTCGTCGCCCTCCTTCAGCACCTCATTGGGGTGCCGCACGCGCTTGGTCCAGCTCATCTCGCTGACGTGAACCAGCCCTTCCAGGCCGGGCTCCAGCTCGACGAACGCGCCGAAGTTGGTCAGGTTCGTGACCTTGCCCTTCACGCGCTGGCCGATGTGGTACTTCTCCACCGCGCCCTGCCAGGGGTCCTGGGTGAGCGACTTCATGGAGAGGTTGATGCGCTCGCGGCCCTCGTCCACGTCGATGACCTGGACCTGGACCTTGTCGCCCACCTTCACCACGTCGCGGGGGTGGTTGAAGCGGCCGTAGGTCAGCTCGCTGCGGTGCACCAGACCGTCGATGCCGCCCAGGTTCACGAAGACGCCGAAGT
It contains:
- a CDS encoding 30S ribosomal protein S1, whose translation is MEDQTQTPAAEGGTIQPVPGTEQQGTQQAQVAPAQASAPTSSADDRDYPAMTMEDVLASEATEHQSVSRGDIVDGTVVFIGNEGIAVDIGAKVEGTIPLNQIAEEPVTLEQAQGMYKPGDKIEAYVVRVDLANNQIVLSKKRADQDKGWRVLEKMQENDEAFEVEVLEKVRGGLVAQVEGIRAFLPASQVDTRRVNDLDPYVGKPLMVKLIELNRKRNRVIISHRAIMEAQKAQAREQTIGKLVPGATFEGEVVEITDFGVFVNLGGIDGLVHRSELTYGRFNHPRDVVKVGDKVQVQVIDVDEGRERINLSMKSLTQDPWQGAVEKYHIGQRVKGKVTNLTNFGAFVELEPGLEGLVHVSEMSWTKRVRHPNEVLKEGDEVEAVILRIDPRERRISLGIRQTTDDPWSALPDRYPPGTPVKGKITGMTDFGVFMEIEEGIEGLIHISELDTQRVNNPADLFKKGDEIEAVILNIDPVEQRASLSRRRALGGGGPVRDFVSQGGGSRSDRYSSGGGQGGNRGGGGGRGGRGGGADYNYNAKDASQGGKISTKLGDVYADLFAQFGLGGDKKDSAQGESTENKDKQGE